A genomic region of Alicyclobacillus sp. SO9 contains the following coding sequences:
- a CDS encoding ATP-binding protein, translated as MTGQKQNSAPNLLPLRVFTAGAIPDISSYLDISCSLAKSLVQVHANGVIHKGIQPDRVFICPNGMKSCFSISQHSGSQHSGNCEPESIDGEDVYSDVLIRDSGVSENLAYMAPEQMGRSDVPVDQRTDIYSLGVVLYELASLHLPYEENDVTAWIHAHLAKGVVPPTHYNESLPRMVSSILMKCLQKDPADRYQSAYGLYSDLRNCLNLWEQSGTIALFPLARQDVQDAGRVFSELWERTDQLNQFSKLISAGHPAANRESPSVALLFGEAGTGKTAFLQNVVHTKANDYKFVGVANCDSQPWTPQYGVVASAFRDILRKLLGQSSEAHSVWSSKLQSRLSECSHFMLDVIPELELFLAAPPSNSERVTPPQAADYFLRLLEVLTAEANSVLICLDDLQWIDDITLRLLRRLIDRKPRGVTWVLSLDRSQIDAFGDVYQWMARLQQRQDVLSISLKTFKKATIANILSRMFPGSDTNLNPLADAIFHRTKGNPFLVHRWIVRLQQTNSVWFDIEENKWLWKVDAQHDEAQQTVEDAWRRTPFLFDFDESTLSVLRWAAVAGRQFDVPLIAQVADTSAEEVEDALSRALEKQIVGWEQKEWTQERLQGSAQGSAQGSAQEFGLEFEQGSDQEGKHQSTSYESRLYSFKHEQIQKEFLSDLSEAQRSDMEHRIGLALLQRRVDPRDYPSAVFDIVNHLNAGPALGIDRKTLIELNLWAGQQANHIGQYRVAATYFNMGLVWMGHLSLGDNRAGIIFELRLGLANSHFMLGELNAAEKEYVLLLDMAGNPSQKAHARLRLLRLYVAAGHFEKVRNTYDTSAKMEVRQLSLYGWPGIQPASFDTNAKKQTSSGVTSGFEDGNQERNAAEPLIKKVSELVLKGDFKQANSLLNAAFDHDKFRLQSPFLAEPYFAQGALIAPWQHPVANALQSLSIAREHALTAQDLYLCVQIDLLMIAFQFVSGHSVSEVLSQLDETRAHYRSMRSSHIESLFEVFHSEYQSLAGPVQGEAPPGADMLHDGDNFLEELGHTLHLWVRLLRFIREFLFGNETIALQMAERLSTAMSVSPVPFYGYSDVTVLSVVLLADQCRMDSGLNQSSRRRQIGSMVRDFAARPIQSEKRDLMLHLMQAEEARLKGLYHEATDLYEQTSSEAEVLNLKFYSAVANERCGDMVLQQGKRNYARALYTAAIDDYYGFGIAGKARQLEEERASVLRRGRGERRRRRGAEADASDNGSIGRDISQRIDWLMVSRAAQALSREVVLEQLLTRLMNLVLESAGAQRGFILLSRQDGLYVEAFASVDEPHPVVLQGIPAADAWDKLLLSVIDYTYRTTEDTLIVDAALHLPSQSDPYLPIGNPKSVLCTPMMSRQHIIGLLYLENNRMARAFTESRLDFMKVLAAQAAISIENAFLYESLENKVAERTQELEVSSTALAEANTQLEQANEELRKADRMRRELLANVSHDLRTPITLIAGYAEAIENGVAQTDEQIKGFAGRIHDKTVSLTRLIEDLFNLVRLEAKQADFNFSPCTAEEFLVSMVMQFEGDVEQAGLTFAWRGVEAADITEDGTWMLIDRDRMEQVFSNIIYNAIKHTAPGGTIELVLEKGSGEVRYQVRDTGSGIAAGDLPHVFERFYKVDKSRSKDTGGGLGLAIAKRIVDLHHGDIAVDSILGQGTTFTVTLGMLEEDASPELIMDHSDDGD; from the coding sequence TTGACTGGGCAGAAACAGAATTCCGCCCCGAATTTATTACCGCTGCGCGTTTTTACAGCTGGTGCAATACCTGACATAAGCAGTTATCTGGATATTTCTTGTTCACTTGCTAAATCCCTCGTACAAGTGCATGCAAATGGGGTTATACACAAGGGAATTCAGCCCGACAGGGTCTTCATTTGTCCAAACGGGATGAAATCCTGTTTTTCTATTTCACAGCACTCCGGTTCACAGCACTCCGGGAACTGTGAACCAGAGTCAATCGACGGCGAAGATGTCTATAGTGACGTTCTCATTCGCGACTCCGGCGTTTCAGAAAACCTCGCCTACATGGCTCCAGAGCAGATGGGCAGGAGTGATGTACCGGTAGACCAGCGCACTGACATCTATTCCTTGGGGGTTGTCCTGTACGAATTAGCATCGCTTCATCTTCCATACGAAGAGAACGACGTCACTGCCTGGATCCACGCTCATTTAGCGAAAGGTGTTGTTCCGCCAACACATTACAACGAATCGCTGCCGCGCATGGTGTCAAGTATTTTGATGAAATGTTTGCAAAAAGACCCGGCAGATCGATACCAAAGTGCATACGGCCTATACTCGGACTTGAGAAATTGCCTCAATTTGTGGGAGCAAAGCGGCACCATTGCATTATTTCCATTAGCTCGGCAAGACGTTCAAGACGCTGGCCGCGTTTTCTCTGAACTTTGGGAACGCACCGATCAGTTAAACCAATTTTCTAAACTGATTTCTGCAGGGCATCCCGCTGCCAATCGTGAAAGTCCCAGCGTAGCTCTGTTATTTGGTGAGGCTGGAACGGGAAAAACGGCGTTCCTGCAGAACGTTGTACACACCAAAGCGAATGATTATAAGTTTGTTGGCGTTGCGAACTGTGATTCGCAGCCATGGACTCCGCAGTATGGCGTTGTCGCTTCAGCATTTCGGGATATATTACGGAAGCTCCTTGGTCAATCCTCTGAAGCACATTCCGTTTGGTCCAGTAAATTGCAGAGTCGTCTGTCGGAATGCTCGCATTTCATGCTTGATGTCATACCCGAACTCGAGTTGTTTCTGGCCGCACCTCCCTCGAATAGTGAACGCGTTACTCCCCCTCAAGCCGCTGACTATTTCCTTAGGCTGTTGGAAGTCTTGACAGCGGAAGCGAATTCCGTGCTGATTTGTCTGGACGACCTCCAATGGATTGATGACATCACACTGCGGTTACTGCGACGTCTTATTGACAGAAAACCGCGTGGAGTAACGTGGGTGCTGTCACTGGATAGAAGTCAAATCGATGCCTTTGGAGATGTGTACCAGTGGATGGCTAGATTGCAGCAGCGACAGGACGTGCTGTCTATCAGCTTGAAGACCTTCAAAAAAGCCACAATTGCAAACATCCTTTCGAGGATGTTCCCTGGTTCAGACACGAACTTGAATCCGCTGGCAGATGCAATCTTTCATCGCACCAAAGGGAATCCGTTTTTAGTGCATCGCTGGATTGTGAGACTTCAACAAACCAATAGCGTTTGGTTCGATATTGAAGAAAATAAATGGCTGTGGAAAGTAGATGCGCAACATGATGAGGCGCAGCAAACCGTAGAGGACGCATGGCGCAGAACACCATTCTTGTTTGATTTTGATGAATCAACTCTGTCTGTTTTGAGGTGGGCTGCGGTTGCGGGGAGACAGTTTGACGTTCCGCTGATAGCACAGGTTGCCGACACCTCTGCGGAAGAAGTGGAAGACGCGCTCTCACGGGCTCTGGAAAAGCAAATTGTTGGTTGGGAACAGAAAGAATGGACGCAAGAGCGCCTGCAAGGATCTGCACAAGGATCTGCACAAGGATCTGCGCAAGAATTTGGGCTGGAATTTGAGCAAGGATCTGACCAAGAAGGCAAACACCAATCAACGAGCTACGAGTCTCGTCTGTACTCTTTTAAGCACGAACAAATTCAAAAAGAGTTTCTTAGCGACTTGAGTGAAGCACAGCGGAGCGACATGGAACACCGCATCGGGTTGGCGCTGTTGCAGCGGCGGGTCGATCCTCGTGACTATCCTTCAGCAGTATTTGACATTGTCAACCACTTGAACGCCGGACCCGCGCTGGGCATTGATCGTAAGACGCTGATTGAACTGAATTTGTGGGCAGGACAGCAAGCTAACCACATAGGCCAATACCGTGTTGCGGCTACATATTTCAACATGGGTTTGGTCTGGATGGGCCATCTCTCACTCGGGGATAACCGTGCCGGGATTATTTTTGAACTCAGGCTGGGCTTGGCTAATTCTCACTTTATGCTTGGTGAATTGAATGCTGCGGAGAAAGAGTATGTGTTGCTGCTGGACATGGCAGGGAATCCAAGTCAGAAAGCACATGCTCGGTTACGGTTGCTCCGCCTCTACGTGGCTGCGGGGCATTTCGAAAAAGTCCGAAATACTTACGATACGTCAGCGAAAATGGAAGTTCGTCAGTTGAGCTTATACGGTTGGCCGGGGATTCAGCCCGCCAGCTTTGACACGAACGCAAAAAAGCAGACCTCTTCCGGTGTCACAAGCGGTTTTGAAGACGGTAACCAGGAACGAAATGCAGCGGAGCCTCTCATAAAAAAAGTCAGCGAGTTGGTACTCAAAGGTGACTTCAAACAGGCGAATTCCTTGCTGAATGCGGCCTTTGACCACGACAAATTCCGCCTTCAATCTCCGTTCCTGGCAGAACCATACTTTGCTCAAGGCGCATTGATAGCTCCTTGGCAACATCCTGTTGCGAACGCTTTGCAGTCCCTAAGCATTGCAAGAGAGCACGCCCTGACAGCACAGGACTTGTATTTGTGTGTTCAGATCGATCTTTTGATGATTGCCTTTCAATTTGTCTCCGGGCACTCTGTTTCTGAAGTTCTGTCTCAATTGGATGAAACACGGGCCCACTATCGAAGCATGCGCAGTTCTCATATTGAGTCCCTGTTCGAAGTGTTTCACAGTGAATATCAAAGCCTTGCGGGTCCTGTTCAAGGAGAGGCTCCACCAGGGGCAGACATGCTACATGACGGCGACAACTTTTTAGAAGAATTAGGGCACACACTTCATCTATGGGTTAGACTGCTTCGATTCATTCGCGAATTTCTATTTGGTAATGAAACGATTGCATTACAAATGGCGGAACGCCTGTCTACAGCAATGTCCGTCTCACCAGTGCCGTTTTACGGCTACTCTGATGTTACGGTCTTGAGCGTGGTTTTGTTAGCGGACCAATGCCGCATGGATTCAGGATTGAATCAGAGCAGCAGGCGGAGACAGATTGGCAGTATGGTCCGGGACTTCGCTGCAAGACCGATACAATCGGAAAAGCGAGACCTGATGCTGCATCTTATGCAAGCTGAAGAAGCGAGGTTGAAAGGCTTATACCATGAAGCAACCGACCTGTACGAACAGACATCTTCGGAGGCCGAGGTGTTGAATCTCAAATTCTACAGTGCCGTGGCGAACGAAAGATGCGGCGACATGGTCTTGCAGCAGGGAAAAAGAAACTACGCCCGTGCATTATATACTGCGGCCATTGATGATTATTACGGGTTTGGGATTGCAGGGAAGGCAAGACAACTGGAAGAAGAACGAGCTTCTGTACTGCGCCGTGGACGCGGTGAACGACGCCGCCGAAGGGGAGCCGAGGCTGACGCTAGTGACAACGGATCGATTGGCCGAGACATTTCACAACGCATAGACTGGCTCATGGTGTCTCGAGCAGCCCAAGCTTTGTCGCGGGAAGTTGTGTTGGAACAACTGCTGACACGGCTGATGAATCTGGTGCTTGAGAGTGCAGGAGCCCAGCGTGGTTTTATTTTACTTTCCCGGCAGGACGGGCTGTATGTAGAAGCATTTGCTTCCGTTGACGAGCCGCACCCCGTTGTGCTGCAGGGTATTCCAGCGGCTGATGCCTGGGATAAACTGTTGTTGTCCGTTATCGACTACACGTACAGAACAACGGAAGACACACTTATTGTGGACGCGGCTCTGCATTTGCCCAGCCAATCGGACCCATACCTGCCGATTGGCAATCCAAAGTCAGTCCTCTGCACGCCTATGATGAGTCGGCAGCACATCATCGGACTGCTCTATCTGGAGAACAACCGGATGGCGAGAGCCTTCACAGAATCCAGGCTTGACTTCATGAAAGTCTTGGCTGCACAAGCAGCTATCTCTATTGAAAATGCATTTCTCTATGAATCCTTGGAGAATAAGGTTGCGGAAAGGACGCAGGAACTGGAAGTATCTTCTACGGCGTTGGCTGAGGCAAACACCCAATTGGAACAGGCCAATGAGGAACTGCGGAAGGCAGACCGGATGCGGCGAGAATTGTTGGCCAATGTATCCCATGACCTCCGCACACCAATCACGCTTATTGCCGGCTACGCAGAGGCTATTGAAAACGGTGTTGCACAGACCGATGAACAAATAAAGGGATTTGCTGGTCGAATTCACGATAAGACAGTCAGCTTGACAAGACTCATTGAAGACTTGTTCAATTTGGTGCGATTAGAAGCCAAACAGGCTGATTTCAATTTCAGTCCATGTACCGCGGAAGAATTTCTTGTTTCCATGGTCATGCAATTCGAGGGCGATGTGGAACAGGCTGGTCTGACATTTGCCTGGCGCGGAGTTGAAGCCGCTGATATTACGGAGGATGGAACGTGGATGTTGATTGATCGCGATCGAATGGAGCAAGTGTTCTCAAACATCATCTACAATGCCATTAAGCACACCGCGCCCGGCGGCACCATCGAGTTGGTCTTGGAAAAAGGTTCAGGAGAGGTACGGTATCAAGTCCGTGACACGGGATCGGGGATTGCTGCAGGGGACCTGCCGCACGTGTTTGAAAGGTTTTATAAGGTGGACAAGTCTAGGTCTAAAGACACCGGGGGAGGACTTGGACTCGCAATTGCAAAACGGATTGTCGATCTCCATCATGGTGACATTGCTGTAGACAGCATCCTTGGTCAGGGGACCACTTTCACAGTGACTTTAGGAATGCTTGAGGAAGATGCATCACCGGAGCTCATCATGGACCACTCCGATGACGGCGATTGA
- a CDS encoding sugar phosphate nucleotidyltransferase: protein MKIVLLSGGSGKRLWPMSNDVRSKQFLKVLQGPDGSQISMLQRVWNQLTTVNLLEDAYVCASKAQADSIHAQVGFVPVIEEPERRDTFAAIALSCTYLADVVGCSDDEVMVVAPVDHYVDNEYFERVSGLEEQLNASHADLALLGVEPTEPSSKFGYISVEGETTSQPYRQVQSFVEKPDEDQAKKLIASGALWNCGVFCFRIGWLKNILLSKGISPSYTDIRENFKDLPKNSFDYEVVEHASSVVASPYNGKWKDLGTWSSLTEEMGDGFVGLGETVNCEGTHVINELGIPLIGMGLKDTVVVSSPDGILVADKQQSSQLKAVLKKYHGRPMFDERMWGSYRVLDYQELEDGTEVLTKSIELKQGHNLSYQKHRWRSEVWTFVEGEGELAVDDRIIPITPGDVVRVYAEQWHAIRALTPLKFIEVQRGAELVEEDIVRKYVSWEDVQRHCGVTI from the coding sequence ATGAAGATTGTTCTTCTCTCCGGCGGCTCGGGTAAGCGCTTATGGCCGATGTCGAACGATGTCCGTTCAAAGCAGTTTTTGAAGGTACTACAGGGGCCGGATGGTTCACAAATTTCCATGCTGCAGAGAGTATGGAACCAACTGACAACAGTCAACTTGTTGGAGGATGCGTACGTGTGCGCTTCCAAGGCGCAAGCGGATTCCATTCACGCTCAGGTTGGATTTGTACCCGTTATAGAAGAACCGGAGCGTCGAGATACATTTGCAGCTATTGCGTTATCCTGCACATACCTCGCTGACGTAGTTGGTTGTTCTGACGACGAAGTCATGGTCGTTGCTCCGGTCGATCACTATGTCGACAACGAGTATTTCGAAAGAGTGTCAGGCCTTGAGGAACAACTCAATGCGTCACATGCTGACTTGGCATTACTCGGTGTAGAGCCGACAGAACCATCCAGCAAGTTTGGTTACATCTCGGTTGAAGGGGAGACGACGTCCCAGCCTTACCGACAGGTGCAGTCATTTGTAGAGAAGCCCGACGAAGACCAAGCGAAAAAACTGATTGCTTCCGGTGCACTGTGGAACTGTGGTGTGTTTTGTTTCAGAATTGGATGGTTAAAGAATATTCTCTTATCTAAGGGGATTTCTCCTAGTTATACAGATATCCGCGAAAACTTCAAGGACCTCCCAAAAAACAGTTTTGACTACGAGGTTGTAGAGCACGCTTCTTCCGTTGTAGCAAGCCCCTACAACGGAAAATGGAAAGACTTGGGTACTTGGTCGTCGTTAACAGAAGAAATGGGAGACGGTTTTGTCGGCCTCGGAGAAACTGTCAACTGTGAAGGCACCCATGTCATTAACGAATTGGGGATTCCTTTGATTGGTATGGGGTTGAAGGACACCGTTGTTGTCAGTTCGCCTGACGGAATACTGGTTGCCGATAAACAACAGAGTTCACAACTTAAAGCGGTTTTAAAGAAGTACCATGGACGGCCGATGTTTGACGAACGCATGTGGGGTTCGTACCGAGTCTTGGACTATCAAGAACTGGAGGACGGCACAGAGGTTCTGACAAAGTCGATTGAGTTAAAACAAGGGCACAACCTCAGTTACCAGAAACATCGCTGGCGGAGTGAAGTGTGGACATTTGTTGAAGGTGAGGGCGAATTGGCCGTTGATGACCGGATTATACCTATCACTCCTGGGGATGTGGTCAGGGTCTATGCAGAACAGTGGCATGCGATTCGTGCACTGACGCCACTAAAGTTCATTGAAGTCCAAAGAGGAGCAGAACTGGTCGAAGAAGATATTGTGCGAAAGTACGTATCTTGGGAAGATGTGCAAAGGCATTGCGGGGTTACAATTTAG
- a CDS encoding Bax inhibitor-1/YccA family protein encodes MERFYDERHQAVRSGYMSKVYGWMFLALVITALVSLATVQSVVMSTIAVRGFWLFFLAAFGIVFFLSARITKMSSGTAVLWFLIYSAINGIWITPIVFRYTGETVALAFAVSALSFGVMSVYGAVTKTDLTRIGSLAFFGLIGIIIASLLNMLFRSSGFEFIISYLGVAIFTILTAWDTQRIKNNPAYQRYAIIGSLSLYLDFLNIFLFLLNIFGGGGARRG; translated from the coding sequence ATGGAACGATTCTATGATGAACGACATCAAGCTGTTCGCAGTGGATATATGAGTAAAGTGTACGGATGGATGTTCCTGGCGCTTGTCATTACTGCACTTGTATCATTGGCAACTGTGCAGTCTGTAGTAATGAGTACAATCGCGGTGAGAGGTTTTTGGCTCTTCTTCCTGGCGGCTTTTGGGATTGTGTTTTTCTTGTCTGCTCGCATTACAAAGATGAGTTCTGGAACCGCGGTTCTGTGGTTCTTAATTTACTCAGCTATTAACGGCATCTGGATTACACCTATTGTCTTTCGCTATACCGGAGAGACGGTGGCATTGGCGTTCGCGGTTTCAGCCCTCTCCTTTGGAGTGATGAGTGTTTATGGTGCTGTCACCAAAACTGATTTAACACGTATCGGAAGTCTTGCTTTCTTTGGCTTGATAGGGATTATCATTGCGTCGTTGCTGAACATGCTGTTCCGTTCAAGCGGCTTTGAGTTTATCATTTCCTATCTGGGCGTCGCCATCTTTACCATCTTGACCGCATGGGACACACAGCGCATCAAAAACAATCCTGCGTATCAGCGTTACGCGATTATTGGTTCGCTTAGCCTGTACTTGGATTTCCTCAACATCTTCCTGTTCCTGCTGAATATTTTTGGCGGGGGCGGAGCCAGAAGAGGCTGA
- a CDS encoding IS1634 family transposase, with translation MFAQVVSTKRPDGRTYRYMHIVESYREGKTVKKRRIASLGNIDNYSEQEIEQFIRTLESLLQNRTSGSIEDFDPKSTLSFGVPYVVQFLWDQLGLTKAIETGLKDRQVTFDVARYVKAMVCNRLMNPSSKLDLFHTIEDMYLPEEEGESWQLQHFYRALDHLMDMKPELETFIYQRLTDLLNFRLSLVLYDLTSTHLSGHHCPIGKHGYSRTHRPDLEQVELGLLVTPDGLPITHEVFAGNTPDKKTVKEVLERLKKDFSVEQCVFVGDRGMVTKKNTELLAALEYPYIVGYHKRGRVVSDTLLAQYGDLSLYTELRGNLSYLEVPASAVEDDEKGQDARYILCYNPLKAKADEAFRTSALEEAEQALVDYQTWLDKPHRGRKASTQSIMLKVSDILTKKGVQGFLEVEFSEQKLSYTWNEAALAKEALRDGKFVIKTNTLLPAEQVVTSYKTLMNVERAFREIKNFLDVGPVYHWNEKRVRGHIFVCVLAYLFEQEIQVMYRRGWAQQEQEAEQMTNADEREQRLEELNDRWYTGERIMKDLSRWHVMKAEFLGKEFLSVPPPPQNLSEVLKALGIPLPAKAIQLRNTSSGTLV, from the coding sequence GTGTTCGCACAAGTTGTATCCACAAAACGCCCCGATGGTCGTACCTACAGGTATATGCATATTGTTGAGTCCTATCGCGAGGGAAAAACCGTTAAAAAGCGTCGGATTGCCAGTCTTGGTAACATCGATAACTACTCTGAGCAAGAGATTGAGCAGTTTATTCGTACCCTTGAATCGCTCCTACAGAACCGTACCTCTGGTTCGATTGAGGACTTTGACCCCAAGTCGACCCTCTCTTTTGGCGTTCCCTACGTGGTTCAATTTTTGTGGGATCAGCTTGGGTTGACCAAGGCGATAGAGACCGGACTCAAAGACCGTCAGGTCACCTTTGACGTAGCTCGCTATGTAAAGGCCATGGTCTGTAACCGTTTGATGAATCCGTCTAGTAAGTTGGATTTGTTTCATACGATTGAGGACATGTATCTTCCGGAGGAGGAAGGTGAATCCTGGCAGTTGCAACATTTCTATCGTGCGCTGGATCACCTGATGGATATGAAGCCCGAACTGGAGACATTTATCTATCAACGACTCACGGACCTCTTGAACTTTCGTTTATCGCTTGTACTCTATGACCTGACCAGTACGCACCTCAGTGGCCACCACTGCCCAATTGGCAAGCATGGATATTCACGAACCCACAGGCCGGACCTGGAACAGGTCGAGCTGGGTCTGCTTGTGACTCCGGATGGGTTGCCAATTACCCATGAAGTCTTTGCGGGAAACACGCCGGACAAAAAGACCGTCAAGGAAGTTCTGGAGCGTTTGAAGAAAGACTTCTCCGTTGAACAATGTGTGTTCGTCGGAGACCGCGGTATGGTCACGAAAAAGAACACGGAGTTGTTGGCGGCGCTTGAGTATCCCTATATTGTGGGCTACCACAAACGTGGCCGCGTGGTTAGCGACACCTTATTGGCACAGTACGGTGACCTCTCTCTCTACACTGAGCTGCGCGGAAATCTCAGCTATCTCGAAGTGCCCGCATCTGCAGTGGAAGACGATGAGAAAGGGCAAGATGCGCGCTATATTCTCTGCTACAATCCGCTGAAGGCGAAGGCGGATGAAGCCTTCCGCACATCGGCATTGGAGGAAGCGGAACAGGCATTGGTGGACTACCAGACGTGGTTGGACAAGCCCCATCGCGGGCGAAAAGCAAGTACACAGTCCATCATGCTCAAAGTCAGTGACATCCTCACCAAAAAAGGTGTACAGGGGTTCCTTGAGGTGGAGTTCAGTGAACAGAAGCTCTCCTACACATGGAATGAGGCGGCCCTCGCCAAAGAAGCCTTACGCGACGGAAAGTTTGTGATTAAGACCAACACGTTGCTCCCTGCCGAACAGGTGGTTACTTCCTACAAAACGTTGATGAACGTAGAGCGGGCTTTTCGAGAGATCAAGAACTTCCTGGATGTAGGGCCGGTGTACCACTGGAATGAAAAACGTGTGCGCGGGCACATCTTCGTCTGCGTACTTGCCTATCTGTTCGAGCAAGAGATCCAAGTGATGTACCGACGTGGGTGGGCGCAGCAAGAGCAAGAAGCAGAGCAGATGACCAACGCAGACGAGCGCGAGCAACGGCTGGAGGAACTGAATGACCGTTGGTACACAGGCGAGCGAATCATGAAAGACCTCTCGCGTTGGCACGTGATGAAAGCCGAGTTTCTCGGGAAAGAATTCCTCAGCGTTCCACCGCCACCACAGAACCTAAGCGAGGTCCTCAAGGCACTGGGTATCCCGCTTCCTGCCAAGGCAATCCAACTACGCAACACGTCTTCAGGCACACTCGTTTAA
- a CDS encoding IS110 family transposase — MQDNTKYVGLDTSKDTIAIAVADAGRDAPRSWGVIPNTPEAIRKLIRKLGQPEDLDVCYEAGPLGYGLQRMLTQMGVKCSVIAPSLIPSRPGDRVKTDRRDAIKLAHLHRAGELTAVYVPNEDDEALRDLVRCREDAKEDLLRARQRMSKFLLRHDLTSPAKMTKWKSKYMAWLQQLKFSNRALQQTHQEYLHAIIVIAQRIERLEKEIHELAMKSPHKPVIQALQTLRGVKELTAVTLVVEVGDFRRFTTARQFMGYTGLIPSESSSGPVRRQGKVTKTGNTHLRRVLVEAAWSYRYRPALRGDIRKRQEGQSPSVQSISWKAQDRLHRKYLRLLSRGKPSTKAIVALARELAGFVWAISKEEMNSVASN, encoded by the coding sequence ATGCAGGATAACACAAAATATGTTGGTTTAGACACGTCCAAAGATACGATTGCTATTGCTGTTGCCGACGCCGGCAGAGATGCACCAAGGTCATGGGGGGTTATTCCTAACACACCGGAAGCAATTCGAAAACTCATTCGGAAGTTGGGTCAACCTGAGGATTTGGATGTCTGTTATGAAGCGGGTCCCTTAGGATATGGACTCCAGAGAATGCTTACCCAAATGGGTGTAAAGTGTTCTGTTATCGCCCCGTCTCTCATTCCGTCACGACCTGGAGATCGAGTGAAGACAGACCGTCGAGATGCAATCAAGCTGGCACATCTACACCGAGCAGGGGAGCTCACAGCGGTATACGTCCCGAACGAAGACGATGAGGCACTGCGAGATCTAGTGCGCTGTAGAGAAGATGCAAAAGAGGACTTACTAAGAGCAAGACAGCGCATGAGTAAGTTTCTTCTTCGTCATGACTTAACATCCCCTGCCAAGATGACAAAGTGGAAGAGCAAATATATGGCTTGGCTACAGCAGTTAAAGTTTTCGAACCGAGCTCTACAACAGACACATCAAGAATATCTACATGCAATTATTGTAATTGCACAACGAATTGAACGCTTGGAAAAAGAAATTCACGAACTGGCTATGAAAAGCCCACACAAGCCAGTCATTCAAGCACTACAAACACTCCGTGGTGTAAAAGAGCTTACGGCAGTGACCTTAGTTGTAGAGGTTGGAGACTTCCGTCGCTTTACGACTGCCCGTCAATTCATGGGATATACAGGATTAATACCGAGTGAATCATCGAGCGGCCCTGTGCGACGTCAAGGGAAAGTTACAAAGACAGGAAATACCCACCTAAGAAGAGTACTCGTCGAAGCGGCTTGGAGCTATCGCTATAGACCTGCATTGAGGGGGGACATTCGAAAGCGACAGGAAGGGCAGTCCCCTTCTGTGCAAAGTATCTCTTGGAAAGCCCAGGACCGCTTACATCGTAAATACCTTCGATTGCTCTCTCGAGGTAAGCCTAGTACCAAAGCCATCGTTGCACTTGCCCGAGAGTTAGCTGGGTTCGTGTGGGCCATCTCTAAAGAAGAAATGAATTCAGTAGCTAGTAACTGA
- a CDS encoding response regulator transcription factor, translating to MDTGTVLLVEDDPGIVELLSMYLERQGFSVITEDGWAAVDKIQKESVDIVLLDVMLPSTNGYELCEEFRRHSDVPILFVSAKSEDADKILGLSLGADDFIEKPFSPSEVVARVKANLRRYRNSTERTPEEPPFLYIGGMEIDEDTFTVRDGNRTTVLTAKEFQLLKLLAQNPDKIYKPDELYDVIWRSDSFGDVRTVMVHISNLRKKIEPDPTHPKYIVTIRGTGYKFIDEHEDAG from the coding sequence TTGGACACAGGAACAGTTCTCCTTGTTGAAGACGATCCCGGGATTGTAGAGCTTCTTTCAATGTATTTAGAACGTCAAGGTTTCTCCGTCATTACTGAGGATGGTTGGGCTGCTGTAGACAAGATACAAAAAGAGTCAGTGGACATTGTGTTGTTAGACGTCATGCTGCCTTCTACAAACGGCTATGAATTGTGTGAAGAATTCAGAAGACATTCAGACGTGCCAATTCTTTTCGTCAGCGCCAAATCCGAAGATGCAGACAAGATTCTTGGATTAAGTCTGGGAGCAGACGATTTCATTGAAAAGCCATTCAGTCCCAGTGAGGTTGTTGCCAGGGTGAAGGCAAATTTGCGTCGGTATCGCAATTCAACCGAAAGGACGCCCGAGGAACCCCCCTTCCTATACATTGGCGGAATGGAGATTGATGAAGACACCTTTACGGTCCGAGACGGAAATCGGACGACCGTTCTAACCGCGAAAGAGTTCCAGCTATTAAAGCTTTTGGCTCAGAACCCTGACAAAATATACAAACCTGACGAACTGTATGACGTCATTTGGCGTTCAGACAGTTTTGGGGATGTGCGAACTGTCATGGTGCATATTAGTAATTTAAGGAAAAAGATTGAGCCAGATCCCACGCATCCGAAGTACATTGTTACAATTCGAGGTACTGGATATAAGTTTATAGATGAACACGAGGATGCAGGTTAA